From the genome of Vanessa atalanta chromosome 30, ilVanAtal1.2, whole genome shotgun sequence, one region includes:
- the LOC125075385 gene encoding hornerin-like — protein MEALDQPLSPLIYYEYLPGNRRPRILYLISAEDLKKRSLQKNPIIQYLSNKLYSSSSLESSSSSGTTNGGFFTQSNSGGSTDSSSSSNNGGAQSQTRTNVGSGSSSGTGYDGFFTQSNSGGSTDSSSSSNNGGAQSQTRTKVGSGSSSGTGYDGFFTQSNSGGSTDSSSSSNNGGAQSQTSTNVGSGSSSGTSNGGFLTQSNSGGSTDSSSSSNSGGAQSQTRTNVGSGSSSGTGYDGFFTQSNSGGSTDSSSSSNNGGAQSQTSTNVGSGSSSGTSNGGVFTQSNSGGSTDSSSSSNNGGAQSQTRTNVGSGSSSGTDYDGFFTQSNSGGSTDSSSSSNNGGAQSQTRTNVGSGSSSGTGYDGFFTQSNSGGSTDSSSSSNNGGAQSQTRTNVGSGSSSGTGYDGFFTQSNSDGSTDSSSSSNNGGAQSQSITNVGSGSSSGTINGGVFTQSNSGGSTDSSSSSNNGGAQSQTRTNVGSGSSSGTSNGGVFTQSNSGGSTDSSSSSNNGGAQSQTRTNVGSGSSSGTGYDGFFTQSNSGGSTDSSSSSNNGGAQSQTRTNVGSGNSSGTSNGGVFTQSNSGGSTDSSSSSNNGGAQSQTRTNVGSGSSSGTGYDGFFTQSNSDGSTDSSSSSNNGGAQSQSITNVGSGSSSGTSNGGVFTQSNSGGSTDSSSSSNNGGAQSQTRTNVGSGSSSGTGYNGFFTQSNSDGSTDSSSSSNNGGAQSQSITNLGSGSSSGTSNGGVFTQSNSGGSTDSSSSSNNGGAQSQTRTNVGSGSSSGTSNGGFFTQSNSGGSTDSSSSSNNGGAQSQTRTNVGSGSSSGTGYDGFFTQSNSGGSTDSSSSSNNGGAQSQTRTNVGSGSSSGTSNGGVFTQSNSGGSTDSSSSSNNGGAQSQTRTNVGSGSSSGTSYGGVFTQSNSGGSTDSSSSSNNGGAQTQTITNVGSGSSSGTSNGGFLTQSNSGGSTDSSSSSNNGGAQSQTRTNVGSGSSSGTSNGGFLTQSNSGGSTDSSSSSNNGGAQSQTRTNVGSGSSSGTSNGGVFTQSNSGGSTDSSSSSNNGGAQSQTRTNVGSGSSSGTGYDGFFTQSNSDGSTDSSSSSNNGGAQSQSITNVGSGSSSGTGYDGFFTQSNSDGSTDSSSSSNNGGAQSQSITNVGSGSSSGTGYDGFFTQSNSGGSTDSSSSSNNGGAQSQTRTNVGSGSSSGTGYDGFFTQSNSGGSTDSSSSSNNGGAQSQTRTNVGSGNSSGTSNGGVFTQSNSGGSTDSSSSSNNGGAQSQTRTNVGSGSSSGTGYDGFFTQSNSDGSTDSSSSSNNGGAQSQSITNVGSGSSSGTSNGGVFTQSNSGGSTDSSSSSNNGGAQSQTRTNVGSGSSSGTGYDGFFTQSNSGGSTDSSSSSNNGGAQSQTRTNVGSGSSSGTGYDGFFTQSNSGGSTDSSSSSNNGGAQSQTRTNVGSGSSSGTSNGGVFTQSNSGGSTDSSSSSNNGGAQSQTRTNVGSGSSSGTSYGGVFTQSNSGGSTDSSSSSNNGGAQSQTITNVGSGSSSGTSNGGFLTQSNSGGSTDSSSSSNNGGAQSQTRTNVGSGSSSGTSNGGFLTQSNSGGSTDSSSSSNNGGAQSQTRTNVGSGSSSGTSNGGVFTQSNSGGSTDSSSSSNNGGAQSQTRTNVGSGSSSGTGYDGFFTQSNSDGSTDSSSSSNNGGAQSQSITNVGSGSSSGTGYDGFFTQSNSGGSTDSSSSSNNGGAQSQTRTNVGSGSSSGTGYDGFFTQSNSGGSTDSSSSSNNGGAQSQTRTNVGSGSSSGTSNGGVFTQSNSGGSTDSSSSSNNGGAQSQTRTNVGSGSSSGTGYDGFFTQSNSDGSTDSSSSSNNGGAQSQSITNVGSGSSSGTSNGGVFTQSNSGGSTDSSSSSNNGGAQSQTRTNVGSGSSSGTGYDGFFTQSNSDGSTDSSSSSNNGGAQSQSITNLGSGSSSGTSNGGVFTQSNSGGSTDSSSSSNNGGAQSQTRTNVGSGSSSGTSNVGFFTQSNSGGSTDSSSSSNNGGAQSQTRTNVGSGSSSGTSYGGVFTQSNSGGSTDSSSSSNNGGAQSQTRTNVGSGSSSGTGYDGFFTQSNSGGSTDSSSSSNNGGAQSQTRTNVGSGSSSGTSNGGVFTQSNSGGSTDSSSSSNNGGAQSQTRTNVGSGSSSGTGYDGFFTQSNSDGSTDSSSSSNNGGAQSQSITNLGSGSSSGTSNGGVFTQSNSGGSTDSSSSSNNGGAQSQTRTNVGSGSSSGTSNGGFLTQSNSGGSTDSSSSSNNGGAQSQTRTNVGSGSSSGTSNGGFLTQSNSGGSTDSSSSSNNGGAQSQTSANVGSGSSSFTLNGVDYTKRHGVGLVRRGRVPHYYVDRSYNKNFQSSKHTASSFNTAYASKVLQKANRNLNDSTNTVVYENNFNQEASTSNVAREVTSENFSEIRGNYGVRD, from the exons ATGGAAGCTCTCGACCAGCCCCTG AGTCCCCTCATTTACTACGAATATCTACCAGGAAATAGAAGACCAAGAATATTATATCTGATCTCAGCTGAAGATCTGAAGAAGCGCAGTTTACAAAAAAACCccataattcaatatttaagtaataaattgtatagcAGCAGCAGTTTGGAATCGAGCAGCAGTTCAGGCACGACTAATGGTGGTTTCTTCACCCAGTCTAATAGTGGCGGCAGCACAGACAgctcgtcaagcagcaataacggAGGAGCTCAGTCACAGACACGCACTAACGTAGGGTCTGGCAGTAGCTCTGGCACCGGTTATGATGGTTTCTTCACCCAGTCTAATAGTGGCGGCAGCACAGACAgctcgtcaagcagcaataacggAGGAGCTCAGTCACAGACACGCACTAAAGTAGGGTCTGGCAGTAGCTCTGGCACCGGTTATGATGGTTTCTTCACCCAGTCTAATAGTGGCGGCAGCACAGACAgctcgtcaagcagcaataacggAGGAGCTCAGTCTCAGACAAGCACTAACGTAGGGTCTGGCAGTAGCTCTGGCACGAGTAATGGTGGTTTCCTCACCCAGTCTAATAGTGGCGGCAGCACAGACAgctcgtcaagcagcaatagCGGAGGAGCTCAGTCACAGACACGCACTAACGTAGGGTCTGGCAGTAGCTCTGGCACCGGTTATGATGGTTTCTTCACCCAGTCTAATAGTGGCGGCAGCACAGACAgctcgtcaagcagcaataacggAGGAGCTCAGTCTCAGACAAGCACTAACGTAGGGTCTGGCAGTAGCTCTGGCACGAGTAATGGTGGTGTCTTCACCCAGTCTAATAGTGGCGGCAGCACAGACAGCTCGTCGAGCAGCAATAACGGAGGAGCTCAGTCACAGACACGCACTAACGTAGGGTCTGGCAGTAGTTCTGGCACCGATTATGATGGTTTCTTCACCCAGTCTAATAGTGGCGGCAGCACAGACAgctcgtcaagcagcaataacggAGGAGCTCAGTCACAGACACGCACTAACGTAGGGTCTGGCAGTAGCTCTGGCACCGGTTATGATGGTTTCTTCACCCAGTCTA ATAGTGGCGGCAGCACAGACAgctcgtcaagcagcaataacggAGGAGCTCAGTCACAGACACGCACTAACGTAGGGTCTGGCAGTAGCTCTGGCACCGGTTATGATGGTTTCTTCACCCAGTCTAATAGTGACGGCAGCACAGACAGCTCATCAAGCAGCAATAACGGAGGAGCTCAGTCTCAGTCAATCACTAACGTAGGGTCTGGCAGTAGCTCTGGCACGATTAATGGTGGTGTCTTCACCCAGTCTAATAGTGGAGGCAGCACAGACAGCTCGTCGAGCAGCAATAACGGAGGAGCTCAGTCACAGACACGCACTAACGTAGGGTCTGGCAGTAGCTCTGGCACGAGTAATGGTGGTGTCTTTACCCAGTCTAATAGTGGCGGCAGCACAGACAgctcgtcaagcagcaataacggAGGAGCTCAGTCACAGACACGCACTAACGTAGGGTCTGGCAGTAGCTCTGGCACCGGTTATGATGGTTTCTTCACCCAGTCTAATAGTGGCGGCAGCACAGACAgctcgtcaagcagcaataacggAGGAGCTCAGTCACAGACACGCACTAACGTAGGGTCTGGCAATAGCTCTGGCACGAGTAATGGTGGTGTCTTCACCCAGTCTAATAGTGGCGGCAGCACAGACAgctcgtcaagcagcaataacggAGGAGCTCAGTCACAGACACGCACTAACGTAGGGTCTGGCAGTAGCTCTGGCACCGGTTATGATGGTTTCTTCACCCAGTCTAATAGTGACGGCAGCACAGACAGCTCATCAAGCAGCAATAACGGAGGAGCTCAGTCTCAGTCAATCACTAACGTAGGGTCTGGCAGTAGCTCTGGCACGAGTAATGGTGGTGTCTTCACCCAGTCTAATAGTGGCGGCAGCACAGACAGCTCGTCGAGCAGCAATAACGGAGGAGCTCAGTCACAGACACGCACTAACGTAGGGTCTGGCAGTAGCTCTGGCACCGGTTATAATGGTTTCTTCACCCAGTCTAATAGTGACGGCAGCACAGACAGCTCATCAAGCAGCAATAACGGAGGAGCTCAGTCTCAGTCAATCACTAACCTAGGGTCTGGCAGTAGCTCTGGCACGAGTAATGGTGGTGTCTTCACCCAGTCTAATAGTGGCGGCAGCACAGACAGCTCGTCGAGCAGCAATAACGGAGGAGCTCAGTCACAGACACGCACTAACGTAGGGTCTGGCAGTAGCTCTGGCACGAGTAACGGTGGTTTCTTCACCCAGTCAAATAGTGGCGGCAGCACAGACAgctcgtcaagcagcaataacggAGGAGCTCAGTCACAGACACGCACTAACGTAGGGTCTGGCAGTAGCTCTGGCACCGGTTATGATGGTTTCTTCACCCAGTCTAATAGTGGCGGCAGCACAGACAgctcgtcaagcagcaataacggAGGAGCTCAGTCACAGACACGCACTAACGTAGGGTCTGGCAGTAGCTCTGGCACGAGTAATGGTGGTGTCTTCACCCAGTCTAATAGTGGCGGCAGCACAGACAGCTCGTCGAGCAGCAATAACGGAGGAGCTCAGTCACAGACACGCACTAACGTAGGGTCTGGCAGTAGCTCTGGCACGAGTTATGGTGGTGTCTTCACCCAGTCTAATAGTGGCGGCAGCACAGACAgctcgtcaagcagcaataacggAGGAGCTCAGACTCAGACAATCACTAACGTAGGGTCTGGCAGTAGCTCTGGCACGAGTAATGGTGGTTTCCTCACCCAGTCTAATAGTGGCGGCAGCACAGACAgctcgtcaagcagcaataacggAGGAGCTCAGTCACAGACACGCACTAACGTAGGGTCTGGCAGTAGCTCTGGCACGAGTAATGGTGGTTTCCTCACCCAGTCTAATAGTGGCGGCAGCACAGACAgctcgtcaagcagcaataacggAGGAGCTCAGTCACAGACACGCACTAACGTAGGGTCTGGCAGTAGCTCTGGCACGAGTAATGGTGGTGTCTTCACCCAGTCTAATAGTGGCGGCAGCACAGACAgctcgtcaagcagcaataacggAGGAGCTCAGTCACAGACACGCACTAACGTAGGGTCTGGCAGTAGCTCTGGCACCGGTTATGATGGTTTCTTCACCCAGTCTAATAGTGACGGCAGCACAGACAGCTCATCAAGCAGCAATAACGGAGGAGCTCAGTCTCAGTCAATCACTAACGTAGGGTCTGGCAGTAGCTCTGGCACCGGTTATGATGGTTTCTTCACCCAGTCTAATAGTGACGGCAGCACAGACAGCTCATCAAGCAGCAATAACGGAGGAGCTCAGTCTCAGTCAATCACTAACGTAGGGTCTGGCAGTAGCTCTGGCACCGGTTATGATGGTTTCTTCACCCAGTCTAATAGTGGCGGCAGCACAGACAgctcgtcaagcagcaataacggAGGAGCTCAGTCACAGACACGCACTAACGTAGGGTCTGGGAGTAGCTCTGGCACCGGTTATGATGGTTTCTTCACCCAGTCTAATAGTGGCGGCAGCACAGACAgctcgtcaagcagcaataacggAGGAGCTCAGTCACAGACACGCACTAACGTAGGGTCTGGCAATAGCTCTGGCACGAGTAATGGTGGTGTCTTCACCCAGTCTAATAGTGGCGGCAGCACAGACAgctcgtcaagcagcaataacggAGGAGCTCAGTCACAGACACGCACTAACGTAGGGTCTGGCAGTAGCTCTGGCACCGGTTATGATGGTTTCTTCACCCAGTCTAATAGTGACGGCAGCACAGACAGCTCATCAAGCAGCAATAACGGAGGAGCTCAGTCTCAGTCAATCACTAACGTAGGGTCTGGCAGTAGCTCTGGCACGAGTAATGGTGGTGTCTTCACCCAGTCTAATAGTGGCGGCAGCACAGACAGCTCGTCGAGCAGCAATAACGGAGGAGCTCAGTCACAGACACGCACTAACGTAGGGTCTGGCAGTAGCTCTGGCACCGGTTATGATGGTTTCTTCACCCAGTCTA ATAGTGGCGGCAGCACAGACAgctcgtcaagcagcaataacggAGGAGCTCAGTCACAGACACGCACTAACGTAGGGTCTGGCAGTAGCTCTGGCACCGGTTATGATGGTTTCTTCACCCAGTCTAATAGTGGCGGCAGCACAGACAgctcgtcaagcagcaataacggAGGAGCTCAGTCACAGACACGCACTAACGTAGGGTCTGGCAGTAGCTCTGGCACGAGTAATGGTGGTGTCTTCACCCAGTCTAATAGTGGCGGCAGCACAGACAGCTCGTCGAGCAGCAATAACGGAGGAGCTCAGTCACAGACACGCACTAACGTAGGGTCTGGCAGTAGCTCTGGCACGAGTTATGGTGGTGTCTTCACCCAGTCTAATAGTGGCGGCAGCACAGACAgctcgtcaagcagcaataacggAGGAGCTCAGTCTCAGACAATCACTAACGTAGGGTCTGGCAGTAGCTCTGGCACGAGTAATGGTGGTTTCCTCACCCAGTCTAATAGTGGCGGCAGCACAGACAgctcgtcaagcagcaataacggAGGAGCTCAGTCACAGACGCGCACTAACGTAGGGTCTGGCAGTAGCTCTGGTACGAGTAATGGTGGTTTCCTCACCCAGTCTAATAGTGGCGGCAGCACAGACAgctcgtcaagcagcaataacggAGGAGCTCAGTCACAGACACGCACTAACGTAGGGTCTGGCAGTAGCTCTGGCACGAGTAATGGTGGTGTCTTCACCCAGTCTAATAGTGGCGGCAGCACAGACAgctcgtcaagcagcaataacggAGGAGCTCAGTCACAGACACGCACTAACGTAGGGTCTGGCAGTAGCTCTGGCACCGGTTATGATGGTTTCTTCACCCAGTCTAATAGTGACGGCAGCACAGACAGCTCATCAAGCAGCAATAACGGAGGAGCTCAGTCTCAGTCAATCACTAACGTAGGGTCTGGCAGTAGCTCTGGCACCGGTTATGATGGTTTCTTCACCCAGTCTAATAGTGGCGGCAGCACAGACAgctcgtcaagcagcaataacggAGGAGCTCAGTCACAGACACGCACTAACGTAGGGTCTGGGAGTAGCTCTGGCACCGGTTATGATGGTTTCTTCACCCAGTCTAATAGTGGCGGCAGCACAGACAgctcgtcaagcagcaataacggAGGAGCTCAGTCACAGACACGCACTAACGTAGGGTCTGGCAGTAGCTCTGGCACGAGTAATGGTGGTGTCTTCACCCAGTCTAATAGTGGCGGCAGCACAGACAGCTCGTCGAGCAGCAATAACGGAGGAGCTCAGTCACAGACACGCACTAACGTAGGGTCTGGCAGTAGCTCTGGCACCGGTTATGATGGTTTCTTCACCCAGTCTAATAGTGACGGCAGCACAGACAGCTCATCAAGCAGCAATAACGGAGGAGCTCAGTCTCAGTCAATCACTAACGTAGGGTCTGGCAGTAGCTCTGGCACGAGTAATGGTGGTGTCTTCACCCAGTCTAATAGTGGCGGCAGCACAGACAGCTCGTCGAGCAGCAATAACGGAGGAGCTCAGTCACAGACACGCACTAACGTAGGGTCTGGCAGTAGCTCTGGCACCGGTTATGATGGTTTCTTCACCCAGTCTAATAGTGACGGCAGCACAGACAGCTCATCAAGCAGCAATAACGGAGGAGCTCAGTCTCAGTCAATCACTAACCTAGGGTCTGGCAGTAGCTCTGGCACGAGTAATGGTGGTGTCTTCACCCAGTCTAATAGTGGCGGCAGCACAGACAGCTCGTCGAGCAGCAATAACGGAGGAGCTCAGTCACAGACACGCACTAACGTAGGGTCTGGCAGTAGCTCTGGCACGAGTAACGTTGGTTTCTTCACCCAGTCAAATAGTGGCGGCAGCACAGACAgctcgtcaagcagcaataacggAGGAGCTCAGTCACAGACACGCACTAACGTAGGGTCTGGCAGTAGCTCTGGCACGAGTTATGGTGGTGTCTTCACCCAGTCTAATAGTGGCGGCAGCACAGACAgctcgtcaagcagcaataacggAGGAGCTCAGTCACAGACACGCACTAACGTAGGGTCTGGCAGTAGCTCTGGCACCGGTTATGATGGTTTCTTCACCCAGTCTAATAGTGGCGGCAGCACAGACAgctcgtcaagcagcaataacggAGGAGCTCAGTCACAGACACGCACTAACGTAGGGTCTGGCAGTAGCTCTGGCACGAGTAATGGTGGTGTCTTCACCCAGTCTAATAGTGGCGGCAGCACAGACAGCTCGTCGAGCAGCAATAACGGAGGAGCTCAGTCACAGACACGCACTAACGTAGGGTCTGGCAGTAGCTCTGGCACCGGTTATGATGGTTTCTTCACCCAGTCTAATAGTGACGGCAGCACAGACAGCTCATCAAGCAGCAATAACGGAGGAGCTCAGTCTCAGTCAATCACTAACCTAGGGTCTGGCAGTAGCTCTGGCACGAGTAATGGTGGTGTCTTCACCCAGTCTAATAGTGGCGGCAGCACAGACAgctcgtcaagcagcaataacggAGGAGCTCAGTCACAGACACGCACTAACGTAGGGTCTGGCAGTAGCTCTGGCACGAGTAATGGTGGTTTCCTCACCCAGTCTAATAGTGGCGGCAGCACAGACAgctcgtcaagcagcaataacggAGGAGCTCAGTCACAGACACGCACTAACGTAGGGTCTGGCAGTAGCTCTGGCACGAGTAATGGTGGTTTCCTCACCCAGTCTAATAGTGGCGGCAGCACAGACAgctcgtcaagcagcaataacggAGGAGCTCAGTCTCAGACAAGCGCTAACGTAGGTTCTGGCAGTAGCTCGTTTACTCTAAATGGAGTTGACTATACGAAGAGACACGGTGTTGGACTGGTTCGACGTGGAAGAGTACCCCATTATTACGTAGATCGTTCCTACAATAAGAATTTTCAATCTTCTAAGCATACCGCATCGAGTTTTAATACTGCGTATGCCTCCAAAGTTTTACAGAAAGCAAACAGGAATTTGAACGACTCCACAAATACGGTTgtctatgaaaataattttaatcaagaaGCTAGTACAAGTAATGTCGCGCGTGAAGTAACTTCAGAGAATTTTTCGGAAATTCGCGGAAACTATGGCGTTAGGGATTAA